A window from Pongo abelii isolate AG06213 chromosome 6, NHGRI_mPonAbe1-v2.0_pri, whole genome shotgun sequence encodes these proteins:
- the FIGNL1 gene encoding fidgetin-like protein 1 isoform X1, with translation MQTSSSRSVHLSEWQKNYFTITSGICTGRKADAYRAQILRIQYAWANCEISQVCATKLFKKYAEKYSAIIDSDNVESGLNNYAENILTLAGSQQTDSDKWQSGLSINNVFKMSSVQKMMQAGKKFKDSLLEPALTSVVIHKEATVFDLPKFSVCGSSQESDPLPNSAHDRDRTQDFPESNPLKLLQSAQPPMVTNTARTCPTFSAPVGESATAKFHVTPLFGNVKKENHSSPKENTGLNMFLSNQSCFPAACENPQRKSFYGSGTIDALSSPILNKACSKTEDNGPKEDSSLPTFKTAKEQLWVDQQKKYHQPQRASGSSYGGVKKSLGASRSRGILGKFVPPIPKQDGGEQNGGMQCKPYGAGPTEPAHPFDERLKNLEPKMIELITNEIMDHGPPVNWEDIAGVEFAKATIKEIVVWPMLRPDIFTGLRGPPKGILLFGPPGTGKTLIGKCIASQSGATFFSISASSLTSKWVGEGEKMVRALFAVARCQQPAVIFIDEIDSLLSQRGDGEHESSRRIKTEFLVQLDGATTSSEDRILVVGATNRPQEIDEAARRRLVKRLYIPLPEASARKQIVINLMSKEQCCLSEEEIEQIVQQSDAFSGADMTQLCREASLGPIRSLQTADIATITPDQVRPIAYIDFENAFRTVRPSVSPKDLELYENWNKTFGCGK, from the coding sequence ATGCAGACCTCCAGCTCTAGATCTGTGCACCTGAGTGAATGGCAGAAGAATTACTTCACAATTACATCTGGCATATGTACAGGACGGAAGGCAGATGCATACCGTGCACAGATATTACGCATTCAGTATGCATGGGCAAACTGTGAGATTTCCCAGGTCTGTGCTACCAAACTGTTCAAAAAATATGCAGAGAAATATTCTGCAATTATTGATTCTGACAATGTTGAATCTGGCTTGAATAATTATGcagaaaacattttaactttGGCAGGATCTCAACAAACAGATAGTGACAAGTGGCAGTCTGGATTGtcaataaataatgttttcaaaatgagTAGTGTACAGAAGATGATGCAAGCTGGCAAAAAATTCAAAGACTCCCTGTTGGAACCTGCTCTTACATCAGTGGTAATCCATAAGGAGGCCACTGTCTTTGATCTTCCTAAATTTAGTGTTTGTGGTAGTTCTCAAGAGAGTGACCCATTACCTAACTCAGCTCATGATCGAGATAGGACCCAAGACTTCCCAGAGAGCAATCCTTTGAAACTCCTTCAGAGTGCCCAGCCACCTATGGTGACTAACACTGCTAGGACTTGTCCTACATTCTCAGCACCTGTAGGTGAGTCAGCTACTGCAAAATTCCATGTCACACCGTTGTTTGGAAATGTCAAAAAGGAAAATCACAGCTCtccaaaagaaaacacaggactTAATATGTTCTTATCTAACCAGTCTTGTTTTCCTGCTGCCTGTGAAAATCCACAGAGGAAGTCTTTTTATGGTTCTGGCACCATTGATGCACTTTCCAGTCCAATACTGAATAAGGCTTGTAGTAAAACAGAAGATAATGGCCCAAAGGAGGATAGCAGCCTGCCTACATTTAAAACTGCAAAAGAACAATTATGGGTAGATCAGCAAAAAAAGTACCACCAGCCTCAGCGTGCATCAGGGTCTTCATATGGTGGTGTAAAAAAGTCTCTAGGAGCTAGTAGATCCCGAGGGATACTTGGAAAGTTTGTTCCTCCTATACCCAAGCAAGATGGGGGAGAGCAGAATGGAGGAATGCAGTGTAAGCCTTATGGGGCAGGACCTACAGAACCAGCACATCCATTTGATGAGCGTCTGAAGAACTTGGAGCCAAAGATGATCGAACTTATTACGAATGAGATTATGGATCATGGACCTCCAGTAAATTGGGAAGATATTGCAGGAGTAGAATTTGCTAAAGCCACCATAAAGGAAATAGTTGTGTGGCCCATGTTGAGGCCAGACATCTTTACTGGTTTAAGGGGACCCCCTAAAGGAATTTTGCTCTTTGGTCCTCCTGGAACTGGTAAAACTCTAATTGGCAAGTGCATTGCTAGTCAGTCTGGGGCAACATTCTTTAGCATCTCTGCTTCATCCTTAACTTCTAAATGGGTAGGTGAGGGGGAGAAGATGGTCCGTGCATTGTTTGCTGTTGCAAGGTGTCAGCAACCAGCTGTGATATTTATTGACGAAATTGATTCCCTGTTATCTCAACGGGGAGATGGTGAGCATGAATCTTCTAGAAggataaaaacagaatttttagttcaattagatgGAGCAACAACATCTTCTGAAGATCGTATCCTAGTGGTGGGAGCAACAAATCGGCCACAAGAAATTGATGAGGCTGCCCGGAGAAGATTGGTGAAAAGGCTTTATATTCCCCTCCCAGAAGCTTCAGCCAGGAAACAGATAGTAATTAATCTAATGTCCAAAGAGCAGTGTTGCCTCAGTGAAGAAGAAATTGAACAGATTGTACAGCAGTCTGATGCGTTCTCAGGAGCAGACATGACACAGCTTTGCAGAGAGGCTTCTCTTGGTCCTATTCGCAGTTTACAAACTGCTGACATTGCTACCATAACACCGGATCAAGTTCGACCCATAGCTTATATTGATTTTGAAAATGCTTTTAGAACTGTGCGACCTAGTGTTTCTCCAAAAGATTTAGAGCTTTATGAAAACTGGAACAAAACTTTTGGTTGTGGAAAGTAA
- the FIGNL1 gene encoding fidgetin-like protein 1 isoform X2: MSSVQKMMQAGKKFKDSLLEPALTSVVIHKEATVFDLPKFSVCGSSQESDPLPNSAHDRDRTQDFPESNPLKLLQSAQPPMVTNTARTCPTFSAPVGESATAKFHVTPLFGNVKKENHSSPKENTGLNMFLSNQSCFPAACENPQRKSFYGSGTIDALSSPILNKACSKTEDNGPKEDSSLPTFKTAKEQLWVDQQKKYHQPQRASGSSYGGVKKSLGASRSRGILGKFVPPIPKQDGGEQNGGMQCKPYGAGPTEPAHPFDERLKNLEPKMIELITNEIMDHGPPVNWEDIAGVEFAKATIKEIVVWPMLRPDIFTGLRGPPKGILLFGPPGTGKTLIGKCIASQSGATFFSISASSLTSKWVGEGEKMVRALFAVARCQQPAVIFIDEIDSLLSQRGDGEHESSRRIKTEFLVQLDGATTSSEDRILVVGATNRPQEIDEAARRRLVKRLYIPLPEASARKQIVINLMSKEQCCLSEEEIEQIVQQSDAFSGADMTQLCREASLGPIRSLQTADIATITPDQVRPIAYIDFENAFRTVRPSVSPKDLELYENWNKTFGCGK, from the coding sequence atgagTAGTGTACAGAAGATGATGCAAGCTGGCAAAAAATTCAAAGACTCCCTGTTGGAACCTGCTCTTACATCAGTGGTAATCCATAAGGAGGCCACTGTCTTTGATCTTCCTAAATTTAGTGTTTGTGGTAGTTCTCAAGAGAGTGACCCATTACCTAACTCAGCTCATGATCGAGATAGGACCCAAGACTTCCCAGAGAGCAATCCTTTGAAACTCCTTCAGAGTGCCCAGCCACCTATGGTGACTAACACTGCTAGGACTTGTCCTACATTCTCAGCACCTGTAGGTGAGTCAGCTACTGCAAAATTCCATGTCACACCGTTGTTTGGAAATGTCAAAAAGGAAAATCACAGCTCtccaaaagaaaacacaggactTAATATGTTCTTATCTAACCAGTCTTGTTTTCCTGCTGCCTGTGAAAATCCACAGAGGAAGTCTTTTTATGGTTCTGGCACCATTGATGCACTTTCCAGTCCAATACTGAATAAGGCTTGTAGTAAAACAGAAGATAATGGCCCAAAGGAGGATAGCAGCCTGCCTACATTTAAAACTGCAAAAGAACAATTATGGGTAGATCAGCAAAAAAAGTACCACCAGCCTCAGCGTGCATCAGGGTCTTCATATGGTGGTGTAAAAAAGTCTCTAGGAGCTAGTAGATCCCGAGGGATACTTGGAAAGTTTGTTCCTCCTATACCCAAGCAAGATGGGGGAGAGCAGAATGGAGGAATGCAGTGTAAGCCTTATGGGGCAGGACCTACAGAACCAGCACATCCATTTGATGAGCGTCTGAAGAACTTGGAGCCAAAGATGATCGAACTTATTACGAATGAGATTATGGATCATGGACCTCCAGTAAATTGGGAAGATATTGCAGGAGTAGAATTTGCTAAAGCCACCATAAAGGAAATAGTTGTGTGGCCCATGTTGAGGCCAGACATCTTTACTGGTTTAAGGGGACCCCCTAAAGGAATTTTGCTCTTTGGTCCTCCTGGAACTGGTAAAACTCTAATTGGCAAGTGCATTGCTAGTCAGTCTGGGGCAACATTCTTTAGCATCTCTGCTTCATCCTTAACTTCTAAATGGGTAGGTGAGGGGGAGAAGATGGTCCGTGCATTGTTTGCTGTTGCAAGGTGTCAGCAACCAGCTGTGATATTTATTGACGAAATTGATTCCCTGTTATCTCAACGGGGAGATGGTGAGCATGAATCTTCTAGAAggataaaaacagaatttttagttcaattagatgGAGCAACAACATCTTCTGAAGATCGTATCCTAGTGGTGGGAGCAACAAATCGGCCACAAGAAATTGATGAGGCTGCCCGGAGAAGATTGGTGAAAAGGCTTTATATTCCCCTCCCAGAAGCTTCAGCCAGGAAACAGATAGTAATTAATCTAATGTCCAAAGAGCAGTGTTGCCTCAGTGAAGAAGAAATTGAACAGATTGTACAGCAGTCTGATGCGTTCTCAGGAGCAGACATGACACAGCTTTGCAGAGAGGCTTCTCTTGGTCCTATTCGCAGTTTACAAACTGCTGACATTGCTACCATAACACCGGATCAAGTTCGACCCATAGCTTATATTGATTTTGAAAATGCTTTTAGAACTGTGCGACCTAGTGTTTCTCCAAAAGATTTAGAGCTTTATGAAAACTGGAACAAAACTTTTGGTTGTGGAAAGTAA